A genome region from Nocardia sp. NBC_01730 includes the following:
- a CDS encoding carboxylate-amine ligase: protein MDAGCATVGVEEEFLLADPGTGAPVAKNVEVARTAKDIGIDLQLELTRCQLEANTAVHTDIAALHRELRELRRSIAACAEQNDARLLAAGIPPTAPNEVPVTDTPRYQRIADNFGMLAHEQGLSGCHIHVGIPDRETAVQVGNYLRPWLPLLLALTANSAIYRGVDTGYASWRSILWRRWPSAGPPPYFTSARDYDTMVQMMLSSGSILDRKMVYWDVRPSISFPTVEVRVSDIPATVEETALLAALVRAIVVMARKSLAAGRIAPAVSAEVLRAAYWKAARSGLAGDGVDPHDGHVEPIRALLGRLIDHAAPALEEAGDRPFVDEALAAVLARGNGAHRQLAAFRARHDVGDVVRAVAGATLEGCR from the coding sequence ATGGACGCTGGGTGCGCGACCGTCGGTGTGGAAGAGGAGTTCCTGTTGGCGGATCCGGGCACCGGAGCGCCGGTGGCAAAGAACGTCGAAGTGGCTCGGACGGCCAAGGACATCGGCATCGACCTGCAACTCGAGCTGACCCGCTGCCAACTGGAGGCCAACACCGCGGTACATACCGACATCGCCGCGCTCCACCGGGAGCTGCGCGAGCTGCGGCGCAGCATCGCCGCCTGTGCGGAGCAGAACGACGCGCGCCTGCTCGCGGCGGGCATCCCGCCGACAGCGCCGAACGAGGTCCCGGTCACCGACACGCCACGCTATCAGCGCATCGCCGACAACTTCGGCATGCTCGCACACGAGCAGGGGTTGTCGGGGTGCCACATCCACGTCGGTATCCCGGATCGTGAGACGGCGGTGCAGGTCGGCAACTATCTGCGGCCGTGGCTGCCGCTGCTGCTGGCGCTCACGGCCAACTCGGCGATCTACCGCGGCGTCGATACCGGCTACGCCAGTTGGCGCAGCATCCTGTGGCGACGATGGCCGAGCGCGGGACCACCGCCGTACTTCACGTCCGCGCGCGACTACGACACCATGGTCCAGATGATGCTCAGCAGCGGAAGCATCCTGGACCGAAAGATGGTCTACTGGGACGTCCGCCCGTCGATCTCGTTCCCGACCGTCGAAGTGCGGGTGAGCGATATCCCCGCCACCGTCGAGGAGACCGCTCTGCTGGCCGCGCTGGTGCGCGCGATAGTGGTGATGGCGCGGAAGTCCTTGGCAGCCGGTCGGATCGCGCCCGCGGTCTCGGCCGAGGTACTGCGGGCGGCGTACTGGAAAGCCGCGCGCTCAGGACTCGCCGGGGACGGGGTCGACCCGCACGACGGCCACGTGGAGCCCATCCGCGCCCTGCTCGGCAGGCTGATCGACCACGCCGCTCCCGCCCTGGAGGAAGCGGGCGACCGCCCGTTCGTGGACGAGGCGCTCGCCGCCGTCCTGGCCCGCGGCAACGGTGCGCACCGTCAGCTCGCGGCGTTCCGCGCCCGCCACGACGTGGGTGACGTCGTCCGTGCGGTGGCGGGCGCGACCCTCGAGGGGTGCCGGTAG
- a CDS encoding anti-sigma factor translates to MTETGQPQADLLDLAYPYALDAVAEIERRSIENRVATADSVTAIAFAATVHRVRETLTALSVPAAVNPPPTLESKVLQALDQSTGRARPEQRGKAVVGRVPRLARLAVAAAVVAVVGAGAVVIAERTIGDHAVRFTAEQILVQPDSRSHVAQLPGGGTLTVSTSARLGAVAVRFEAVPAPPSGQAYQLWLVTSGVPRSAAVLTTVPQAGVLTRFDPADILALTIEPASGSAHPTSPPLAAVALG, encoded by the coding sequence ATGACCGAAACCGGGCAGCCCCAAGCGGACCTGCTCGACCTGGCCTACCCCTACGCGCTGGACGCGGTGGCCGAGATCGAACGCCGCAGCATCGAAAACCGTGTGGCGACGGCCGATTCCGTCACCGCAATAGCGTTCGCCGCCACCGTGCACCGGGTCAGGGAGACACTGACGGCGCTGAGCGTGCCCGCGGCGGTGAATCCGCCGCCGACGCTGGAGTCGAAGGTCCTGCAGGCGCTCGACCAATCGACCGGCCGCGCACGACCCGAACAGCGCGGCAAGGCGGTGGTCGGCCGAGTGCCCCGGCTGGCCCGGCTCGCTGTCGCCGCCGCCGTGGTTGCCGTGGTCGGGGCGGGTGCCGTCGTGATCGCCGAGCGGACCATCGGCGACCATGCCGTGCGGTTTACCGCCGAACAAATACTGGTGCAACCGGATTCGAGATCCCATGTCGCGCAGCTGCCCGGCGGCGGGACGCTCACGGTGAGCACCTCGGCGCGGCTCGGGGCTGTCGCGGTGAGGTTCGAGGCGGTACCCGCACCCCCGTCGGGGCAGGCCTACCAGCTCTGGCTGGTCACCTCCGGCGTTCCGCGCTCGGCAGCAGTGCTGACCACCGTGCCGCAGGCGGGGGTGCTCACCCGATTCGATCCGGCGGACATCCTCGCCCTCACGATCGAGCCCGCGAGTGGTTCCGCGCACCCGACATCTCCGCCGCTCGCTGCGGTCGCTCTCGGCTGA
- a CDS encoding STAS domain-containing protein gives MSAEGTPRALEVQVQSVDDIVIVTVHGEIDMASAPHLQSALEKVLRDAPPTVVVDMSNVGFLGSAGLSVLLAASEATGSGGLRVVPSVAARRPIEVTALDRLLTMFDTVDAALAADEPQSRN, from the coding sequence GTGAGCGCTGAGGGAACGCCCCGGGCGCTGGAGGTCCAGGTGCAATCGGTGGACGACATCGTGATCGTCACCGTGCACGGCGAGATCGATATGGCATCCGCCCCGCACCTGCAGTCGGCGCTCGAGAAAGTCCTGCGCGACGCGCCACCCACCGTCGTCGTGGATATGTCGAACGTCGGATTCCTCGGCTCGGCCGGTCTGAGCGTCCTGCTCGCCGCGTCGGAGGCGACCGGTTCCGGTGGGCTGCGGGTGGTGCCCAGCGTCGCGGCGCGACGGCCGATCGAGGTGACCGCGCTGGATCGGCTGCTCACCATGTTCGACACGGTGGACGCGGCACTGGCGGCCGACGAGCCACAGTCGCGAAACTGA
- a CDS encoding sensor histidine kinase: MTTATPNTGPAGRLTARAWLQVVLALMILVVIVGALAGARVIAATNRVTDRLVNETQPAAAEAYRLESALVNQETGLRGYAIAGDPRFLAPYTEGKQEEARSAARIRELLADRPGLLADLDGVERSAQQWRDGYAEPLVAAATPAGSRAIDAVRGKEVFDELRSRSDSQNRDLAAAIDGDRRELDRMRTTRNVVLTGMVVVFLLAGVALTILLRRLVVRPLAYLQSASLRVGQGDFDHRISVRGPADLATVAAAVESMRRRIVDELASARAQEAMLAEQAADLDAQTTELRRSNAELEQFAYVASHDLQEPLRKVASFCQLLEKRYGDRLDERGKQYIDFAVDGAKRMQVLINDLLTFSRVGRVTDHDEPTRLDQTLDKALINLASTAEDTGARIERPDELPEITGDPTLLTMLWQNLIGNAIKFRSPDEPPVLCITCEPQDPAGWLLSVSDNGIGIAPEFAEKVFVIFQRLHNRDEYSGTGIGLALCKKIVEYHGGRIWIDPGYTEGTRFWFTLNTPADDDIRADEGASSTTSA; this comes from the coding sequence ATGACGACAGCAACACCGAACACCGGTCCGGCCGGACGTCTGACCGCGCGCGCCTGGTTGCAGGTGGTGCTGGCGCTGATGATCCTCGTGGTGATCGTCGGCGCGCTCGCTGGTGCGCGCGTGATCGCCGCGACCAACCGGGTCACCGACCGGCTGGTGAACGAGACACAGCCCGCTGCCGCCGAGGCTTACCGGCTGGAGAGCGCGCTAGTCAACCAGGAGACCGGGCTGCGCGGGTACGCCATCGCGGGCGATCCGCGGTTTCTCGCGCCCTACACCGAGGGCAAGCAGGAGGAAGCCAGGTCGGCCGCGCGTATTCGTGAGCTGCTGGCGGACCGTCCCGGTCTGCTCGCCGACCTGGACGGCGTGGAACGCTCCGCACAGCAGTGGCGCGACGGCTACGCCGAACCGCTGGTGGCCGCGGCGACGCCGGCCGGTTCCCGCGCGATCGACGCGGTGCGCGGCAAGGAAGTCTTCGACGAGCTGCGCAGCCGATCGGACAGCCAGAACCGCGATCTCGCCGCGGCCATCGACGGGGATCGCCGCGAGCTCGACCGGATGCGCACCACGCGCAATGTCGTGCTCACCGGCATGGTGGTGGTCTTCCTGCTGGCGGGCGTCGCGTTGACGATCCTGTTGCGTCGCCTCGTCGTCAGGCCACTCGCCTATCTGCAGTCCGCGTCGCTGCGCGTCGGACAGGGCGACTTCGACCATCGCATCAGCGTGCGCGGGCCCGCCGACCTCGCCACCGTCGCGGCAGCGGTCGAGAGCATGCGCCGCCGGATCGTGGACGAACTGGCGTCTGCCCGCGCACAGGAGGCGATGCTCGCCGAGCAGGCCGCGGACCTGGACGCGCAGACGACCGAACTGCGGCGTTCCAATGCCGAGCTGGAGCAGTTTGCCTACGTCGCCTCCCACGACCTGCAGGAGCCGTTGCGCAAGGTGGCCTCGTTCTGTCAGCTGCTGGAGAAGCGGTACGGCGATCGGCTCGACGAGCGCGGCAAGCAGTACATCGACTTCGCCGTAGACGGCGCGAAGCGGATGCAGGTGCTGATCAACGACCTGCTCACCTTCTCCCGCGTCGGACGGGTCACCGACCATGACGAGCCAACCCGCCTCGACCAGACCCTGGACAAGGCCCTGATCAACCTCGCCTCGACCGCCGAGGACACCGGGGCCCGCATCGAGCGCCCCGACGAACTACCCGAGATCACCGGCGACCCGACACTGCTGACGATGCTGTGGCAGAACTTGATCGGCAACGCGATCAAGTTCCGCAGCCCCGATGAGCCTCCGGTGCTGTGCATTACGTGCGAACCACAGGACCCCGCGGGCTGGCTGCTGTCGGTATCGGACAACGGGATCGGGATCGCCCCCGAGTTCGCGGAGAAGGTGTTCGTGATCTTCCAGCGACTGCACAATCGTGACGAATACAGCGGTACCGGAATCGGATTGGCGCTGTGCAAGAAGATCGTCGAATATCACGGTGGGCGGATCTGGATCGATCCCGGCTACACCGAAGGCACGCGATTCTGGTTCACGCTGAACACACCGGCCGACGACGATATCCGCGCGGACGAAGGAGCTTCGTCGACCACGTCGGCGTGA
- a CDS encoding PP2C family protein-serine/threonine phosphatase, translated as MADEQSELDTTAAWFHREPSLLLVEDDAGDALIVEELVADATPGLRLEWVRSLREAGEYLAEQLPDCVLLDLRLPDAQGLEALARVREYTDEVAVVVLTGLAEESTGLAAVAAGAQDYLVKGRVEPELFARAVRYAIQRKQAERATAALRAGQMRARENARLERGLLPTPLLRGERHADVVTRYRPRRAQALLGGDFHDVVQQADGTVHAVIGDVSGHGPDEAATGVALRLAWRTLVLSGITGPRQLRLLEQLLLAERTGGQTFATVTSLVLLPRQRSVRVIRAGHPGMLLCTEADVRWVEVPGGPALGFLPEQADWPVQDLSLPTGAGLVLFTDGLFEGRTGHEGERLGEDGLLRLARTLTTREPEDFVDQLIGGVEASAKEAGGLDDDVAVMYLRWSRDQEER; from the coding sequence ATGGCCGACGAGCAGAGCGAGCTGGACACCACGGCAGCCTGGTTCCACCGAGAACCTTCGCTGTTGCTCGTCGAGGACGACGCGGGGGACGCCCTGATCGTCGAGGAACTGGTCGCGGACGCGACGCCAGGCCTGCGGCTGGAGTGGGTCCGTTCGCTGCGCGAGGCGGGGGAGTATCTCGCTGAACAGTTGCCCGACTGCGTACTGCTGGACCTGCGTCTCCCCGATGCCCAGGGACTGGAAGCGCTGGCGCGGGTGCGCGAGTACACCGACGAGGTCGCCGTCGTCGTCCTCACGGGACTTGCCGAGGAGAGCACCGGGCTCGCGGCAGTCGCCGCGGGCGCGCAGGACTACCTGGTCAAAGGTCGAGTCGAGCCGGAACTGTTCGCGCGCGCGGTGCGGTATGCCATCCAGCGCAAACAAGCCGAGCGCGCGACCGCGGCACTGCGGGCGGGGCAGATGCGGGCGCGGGAGAACGCCCGCCTGGAGCGCGGCCTGCTGCCGACGCCGCTGCTGCGTGGGGAACGCCACGCCGACGTCGTCACGCGGTATCGGCCACGCCGGGCACAGGCGTTGCTCGGCGGTGATTTCCACGACGTGGTGCAGCAGGCCGACGGCACCGTGCACGCTGTGATCGGTGATGTGTCCGGGCACGGCCCTGACGAGGCGGCCACCGGTGTGGCTTTGCGATTGGCTTGGCGCACGCTGGTTCTCAGCGGGATCACCGGGCCACGGCAGCTTCGGCTGCTGGAGCAGCTTTTGCTCGCCGAACGCACCGGCGGCCAGACTTTCGCGACGGTCACCAGTCTGGTGCTACTGCCACGGCAGCGAAGCGTCCGGGTGATCCGGGCCGGCCATCCGGGCATGCTGCTGTGCACCGAAGCCGACGTGCGGTGGGTGGAGGTGCCAGGCGGCCCCGCCCTGGGATTCCTACCGGAACAGGCGGATTGGCCGGTCCAGGACCTGTCGTTGCCGACCGGGGCCGGACTGGTGTTGTTCACCGACGGCCTGTTCGAAGGACGCACCGGCCACGAAGGGGAGCGGCTCGGCGAGGACGGCCTTCTACGGCTGGCCCGCACGCTGACCACCCGGGAGCCGGAAGACTTCGTCGACCAGCTCATCGGCGGCGTCGAAGCGTCGGCCAAGGAGGCGGGCGGACTGGACGATGATGTGGCTGTCATGTACCTGCGGTGGAGCCGAGATCAGGAAGAGCGATGA
- a CDS encoding cytochrome P450, whose protein sequence is MAKTREHRLVGVSAAAALADLGFASVASGVIARRRPVMGLLERTRADSRAIERMRLLRREFGSGPVELVVPGRRIVVVLDPVDVGRVLAESPTPFHPANREKRAALRQFQPHGVLLSDGPIRAQRRALNEAALDASEPLHRLAGPFAAVVADEAREIVVSALHHGHLDASEFTVHWWRLVRRLVLGDRGRDDSTLTDELWRLRSAGNWSFLAPAHRRQRDLFTNRLYRYVESAQPDSLAGALAAIPAGGATDPVGQIPHWLFAFDAAGMALSRALAVLTTHPRQHARALADAADPNRLDLRNYLRACVLESVRLWPTTPTILRDITADTQWRDGDERFTITAGAALMIAVPAFHRDPDLLPFADEFVPDIWLDGRAEQYPQLVPFSAGPADCPGRNLVLFVTSTLLAHLLTAADFRLRSTPQPDPSAPLPVTLNNFGLDFTVEPCMTQTR, encoded by the coding sequence ATGGCGAAGACCCGCGAACACCGACTGGTGGGGGTGTCCGCGGCGGCGGCATTGGCGGATCTCGGATTCGCCTCGGTCGCGTCCGGAGTGATCGCACGACGACGGCCGGTGATGGGATTGCTCGAGCGCACCAGGGCCGATTCCCGGGCCATCGAGCGCATGCGGCTGCTGCGTCGCGAGTTCGGTTCCGGTCCGGTAGAACTCGTTGTGCCAGGACGACGGATCGTCGTGGTACTCGACCCAGTTGACGTCGGCCGGGTGCTCGCCGAATCGCCGACACCGTTTCACCCGGCCAATCGGGAGAAGCGGGCCGCGCTGCGTCAATTCCAGCCGCACGGTGTCCTATTGTCCGACGGCCCGATTCGTGCACAGCGCCGAGCGCTGAACGAGGCCGCGCTGGACGCGTCCGAGCCGCTGCATCGACTCGCGGGGCCCTTCGCCGCGGTCGTCGCGGACGAGGCGCGTGAGATCGTCGTGTCCGCGCTGCACCACGGGCACCTGGACGCGTCGGAGTTCACGGTGCACTGGTGGCGCCTGGTGCGACGGCTGGTACTCGGCGACCGGGGCCGCGACGACAGCACACTGACCGACGAACTCTGGCGACTGCGCTCGGCGGGCAACTGGTCGTTTCTGGCGCCTGCGCATCGCAGGCAGCGCGACCTGTTCACCAATCGCCTGTACCGCTACGTCGAGTCCGCCCAACCCGACAGTCTGGCCGGGGCACTGGCCGCTATCCCCGCGGGGGGCGCCACAGACCCCGTCGGGCAGATTCCGCATTGGCTGTTCGCGTTCGATGCCGCGGGTATGGCGCTGAGCCGAGCGCTTGCGGTGCTGACCACCCATCCGCGGCAGCACGCCCGCGCATTGGCCGACGCCGCCGATCCTAATCGCCTGGACCTGCGAAACTACCTGCGGGCCTGTGTGCTCGAGTCGGTGCGGCTGTGGCCGACCACGCCGACGATCCTGCGCGACATCACCGCCGACACGCAGTGGCGCGACGGCGACGAGCGCTTCACCATCACGGCGGGTGCCGCGCTGATGATCGCGGTCCCGGCCTTCCATCGGGATCCCGACCTGCTTCCCTTCGCCGACGAGTTCGTTCCGGACATCTGGCTCGACGGCCGCGCGGAACAGTACCCGCAACTGGTGCCGTTCAGCGCGGGCCCGGCCGACTGCCCCGGCCGCAACCTCGTCCTGTTCGTCACGAGCACCCTGCTCGCGCACTTGCTGACCGCGGCCGATTTCCGGCTGCGGTCCACACCGCAGCCGGACCCGAGCGCTCCGCTGCCGGTGACGTTGAACAACTTCGGGCTCGACTTCACAGTCGAGCCGTGCATGACACAAACCCGGTAG
- the cobN gene encoding cobaltochelatase subunit CobN, with protein sequence MILLLSTSDTDLLSARASGADYRWGNPARLLVDDLPGLLDGADLVIVRILGGKRAWEDGLAAVRASGVPMVALGGEIAPDAELMECSTVPGGVAADAHNYLAAGGPGNLRQLHNFLSDTVLLTGHGFEPPVQLPSWGELDRVAAPVEGPTVAVIYYRAQHLAGNTAYIDAICTALEHAGTRPLPLYCASLRTAEPELLATLRQADALVVTVLAAGGSKPATASAGGEDEAWDVGALADLDVPILQGLCLTSGRAQWEANDDGLSPLDVATQVAVPEFDGRIITVPFSFKEFDADGLSTYVPDPERAARVAGIATRYARLRHIPAARKRVAVMLSAYPTKHARIGNAVGLDTPASAIRLLTEMRSAGYDLGDPGEIPGLDERDGDTLIHALIAAGGQDPDWLTSEQLEGNPIRIGAATYAAWFDTLPEDLREAVVEAWGPPPGALYVDRSSDPNGEIVIAALRFGNVVLMVQPPRGFGENPVAIYHDPDLPPSHHYLAAYRWLSAPEGFAADAMVHLGKHGNLEWLPGKTLGMSASCGTDAALGDLPLIYPFLVNDPGEGTQAKRRAHATLVDHLIPPMARAESYGDIARLEQLLDEHANISALDPAKLPAIRQQIWTLMRAAEMDHDLGLTERPDEESFDDMLLHVDGWLCEIKDVQIRDGLHVLGQAPAGEAELDLVLAMLRARQLWGGERSVPGLREALGLDESGTEARERVDAVEGRARELVSALQAANWSPDAVDDITDNAEVRRVLRFAATEVVPRLRQTGAEIERVLHALDGGFIPAGPSGSPLRGLINVLPTGRNFYSVDPKAVPSRLAWETGQAMAESLLDRYRADHGEYPRSVGLSVWGTSAMRTSGDDVAEVLALLGVRPVWDEASRRVTTLEVIPLAELGRPRVDVTVRISGFFRDAFPHVLAMLDDAVRLVADLDEPAESNYVRAHTEADLAEHGDRRRATTRIFGSKPGTYGAGLLQLIDSKSWRTDDDLAQVYTTWGGYAYGRDLDGAPAAEDMRGAYRRIAVAAKNTDTREHDIADSDDYFQFHGGMVATVRALTGRNPEAYIGDSTRPDAVRTRTLSEETSRVFRARVVNPRWLEAMRRHGYKGAFEMAATVDYLFGYDATTNVVADWMYEKLSESYVFDDVNRKFMERSNPWALHGIAERLLEAAERNLWEHPEPATLDRLRQVYLETEGELE encoded by the coding sequence GTGATTTTGTTGCTGTCCACATCCGACACCGATCTGCTGAGCGCCCGCGCCAGCGGCGCCGACTACCGGTGGGGCAACCCTGCTCGCCTGCTGGTCGACGATCTGCCCGGCCTGCTCGACGGCGCCGATCTGGTGATCGTGCGCATCCTCGGCGGCAAGCGGGCGTGGGAGGACGGACTGGCTGCGGTGCGAGCGAGCGGCGTTCCGATGGTGGCGCTCGGCGGTGAGATCGCTCCGGACGCCGAGCTGATGGAGTGCTCGACCGTGCCGGGCGGCGTCGCGGCCGACGCACACAACTACCTCGCCGCAGGCGGCCCTGGGAACCTGCGTCAGCTGCACAACTTCCTGTCCGACACCGTGCTGCTCACCGGGCACGGCTTCGAGCCGCCGGTCCAGCTGCCCAGCTGGGGTGAACTGGACCGTGTCGCGGCGCCGGTCGAGGGGCCCACGGTCGCGGTGATCTATTACCGCGCACAGCATCTCGCGGGCAACACCGCCTACATCGACGCCATCTGCACCGCGCTCGAACACGCGGGAACGCGCCCGCTCCCGCTGTACTGCGCGTCGCTGCGTACTGCCGAACCGGAACTCCTCGCCACCCTGCGGCAGGCCGACGCCCTGGTGGTCACTGTGCTGGCCGCGGGAGGAAGCAAACCCGCCACCGCTTCCGCCGGGGGCGAGGACGAAGCGTGGGACGTCGGCGCGCTCGCCGATCTGGATGTACCCATCCTGCAGGGACTCTGTCTGACCAGCGGCCGCGCCCAGTGGGAGGCGAACGACGACGGCCTGTCGCCACTGGACGTCGCCACACAGGTCGCCGTGCCGGAGTTCGACGGCCGGATCATCACGGTCCCGTTCTCGTTCAAGGAGTTCGACGCCGACGGCCTGTCCACCTACGTTCCCGACCCCGAACGTGCGGCTCGCGTCGCGGGTATCGCGACGCGCTACGCCCGCCTGCGCCACATTCCCGCCGCGCGCAAGCGCGTCGCCGTCATGCTGTCGGCCTACCCGACCAAGCATGCCCGCATCGGCAACGCCGTCGGCTTGGACACCCCGGCCAGCGCGATCCGGCTGCTCACCGAAATGCGATCCGCCGGTTACGATCTCGGCGATCCCGGCGAGATCCCAGGCCTGGACGAACGCGACGGTGACACCCTCATCCACGCCCTCATCGCGGCGGGCGGACAGGATCCGGACTGGCTGACCTCCGAACAGCTGGAGGGCAATCCGATCCGCATCGGCGCGGCGACCTATGCCGCCTGGTTCGACACGCTGCCCGAGGATCTGCGCGAAGCCGTCGTCGAGGCGTGGGGCCCGCCGCCGGGCGCGCTCTACGTCGACCGCTCGTCCGATCCGAATGGTGAGATCGTCATCGCGGCATTGCGTTTCGGCAATGTCGTGCTGATGGTGCAGCCTCCGCGCGGCTTCGGCGAGAATCCGGTCGCCATCTACCACGACCCCGACCTGCCGCCGAGCCATCACTACCTGGCCGCCTACCGCTGGCTCAGCGCGCCTGAGGGTTTCGCCGCCGACGCGATGGTGCATCTCGGCAAACACGGCAATCTGGAGTGGCTGCCCGGCAAAACGCTCGGCATGTCCGCCTCCTGCGGCACCGACGCCGCGCTCGGCGACCTGCCGCTGATCTACCCGTTCCTGGTGAACGACCCCGGCGAGGGTACCCAGGCCAAGCGACGCGCGCACGCCACGCTGGTCGACCACCTGATCCCGCCGATGGCCCGCGCCGAAAGCTACGGCGACATCGCGCGTCTGGAACAGCTGCTCGACGAGCACGCCAACATCTCCGCCCTCGACCCGGCCAAGCTTCCGGCCATCCGCCAGCAGATCTGGACGTTGATGCGCGCCGCCGAGATGGACCACGATCTGGGCCTCACCGAGCGCCCGGATGAGGAATCCTTCGACGACATGCTGCTGCACGTCGACGGCTGGCTGTGCGAGATCAAGGACGTGCAGATTCGCGACGGTTTGCACGTGCTCGGCCAGGCGCCTGCGGGGGAAGCCGAACTCGACCTGGTGCTGGCAATGCTGCGTGCGCGTCAACTCTGGGGCGGCGAGCGTTCGGTGCCCGGCCTCCGTGAAGCGCTCGGTCTCGACGAGTCCGGAACCGAGGCGCGCGAGCGCGTCGACGCCGTTGAAGGCCGGGCCCGAGAACTGGTTTCGGCATTGCAGGCCGCGAACTGGTCGCCGGACGCGGTCGACGACATTACCGACAATGCCGAGGTCCGCCGGGTGCTGCGGTTCGCGGCCACCGAGGTGGTGCCGCGGCTGCGCCAGACCGGCGCGGAGATCGAGCGGGTGCTGCACGCGCTCGACGGCGGGTTCATCCCGGCGGGCCCGAGCGGTTCTCCGCTGCGCGGCCTGATCAACGTGCTGCCGACCGGACGCAATTTCTACTCGGTCGACCCGAAGGCTGTGCCGTCGCGCCTGGCCTGGGAAACCGGTCAGGCCATGGCGGAATCGCTGCTGGACCGGTACAGAGCCGACCACGGCGAGTACCCGCGGTCGGTGGGTTTGTCGGTGTGGGGCACCTCGGCCATGCGCACCTCCGGCGACGATGTCGCCGAAGTCCTTGCGCTGCTGGGTGTCCGACCGGTCTGGGACGAGGCGAGCCGCCGGGTCACCACACTCGAAGTGATCCCGCTCGCGGAACTGGGCCGCCCCCGGGTCGATGTCACCGTGCGCATCAGCGGCTTCTTCCGCGACGCCTTCCCACATGTGCTCGCCATGCTGGACGACGCGGTCCGCCTGGTCGCCGACCTGGATGAGCCCGCCGAATCGAACTATGTGCGTGCGCACACCGAGGCCGACCTCGCCGAGCACGGCGACCGGCGACGCGCGACCACCCGTATCTTCGGCTCCAAGCCCGGCACCTACGGTGCGGGCCTGCTCCAGCTGATCGATTCGAAGAGCTGGCGCACCGACGACGATCTCGCACAGGTGTACACCACCTGGGGCGGCTACGCCTACGGCCGTGATCTCGACGGCGCGCCTGCTGCCGAAGACATGCGCGGCGCGTATCGGCGCATCGCGGTGGCCGCCAAGAACACCGACACCCGCGAGCACGACATCGCCGACTCCGACGACTATTTCCAATTCCACGGCGGTATGGTCGCCACCGTGCGGGCGCTGACCGGCAGGAACCCCGAGGCCTACATCGGTGACAGCACCCGCCCCGACGCGGTGCGCACGCGGACGCTGTCGGAGGAGACCTCGCGAGTGTTCCGTGCCCGCGTGGTGAACCCGCGCTGGCTGGAGGCCATGCGCAGGCACGGCTACAAGGGCGCCTTCGAGATGGCGGCGACCGTCGACTACCTGTTCGGCTATGACGCCACCACCAATGTCGTCGCCGACTGGATGTACGAGAAGCTCTCGGAGAGTTATGTTTTCGACGACGTGAACCGCAAGTTCATGGAGCGGTCCAACCCGTGGGCGCTGCACGGTATTGCGGAGCGGCTGCTGGAGGCGGCCGAGCGCAATCTCTGGGAGCACCCCGAACCGGCCACCCTCGATCGGCTGCGTCAGGTCTATCTGGAGACCGAAGGGGAATTGGAATAG